In Methylotenera mobilis JLW8, the following are encoded in one genomic region:
- the fliJ gene encoding flagellar export protein FliJ → MTTKSSNVLKMLEEIAAREVELATEALAKAMKVVDEAQGKYDMLLEYRKGYQDNLAANLAKGMTAEAYQNFQNFFKKLDHAIAGQRDVVLIAEQQVKVHRTLWQESQRKKLSYDVLISRSDKRIAKVEQKRDQKLMDEFATRMSRMKR, encoded by the coding sequence ATGACGACAAAATCTAGCAACGTATTAAAAATGTTAGAAGAAATTGCAGCCAGAGAAGTAGAGTTAGCAACGGAAGCATTGGCCAAGGCCATGAAAGTTGTAGATGAGGCGCAAGGGAAATACGATATGTTGTTAGAGTATCGTAAAGGTTATCAAGATAACTTGGCTGCAAATCTTGCTAAAGGCATGACAGCTGAAGCGTATCAAAATTTCCAGAATTTCTTTAAGAAACTAGATCATGCAATTGCCGGTCAGAGAGATGTCGTGTTGATTGCTGAGCAGCAGGTGAAGGTGCACCGTACATTATGGCAAGAAAGCCAGCGTAAAAAGTTGTCTTATGATGTGTTGATTTCACGCTCAGACAAACGTATTGCCAAAGTAGAGCAAAAGCGCGACCAGAAATTAATGGATGAATTTGCAACACGCATGTCGCGTATGAAGCGTTAA
- a CDS encoding flagellar assembly protein FliH encodes MANANIPKEQQSAYERWEMASFSELGHAHGGGMVAASQPKKKEVPSANPADVALVFEATRKDAYNKGMQEGFAAGMAQAKELAQAERAQFLALMNAFSHALESSDEQIAEDVLSLALDIAKSMLKVKLNVDKKVLLPIVLDAIHYLPQIQRPARILVHHDDMHLLREHMADEIANDHWQIHEDSSIERGGCLVETGANHVDATNAMRWKRITEALAQSNDWLLP; translated from the coding sequence ATGGCTAATGCCAATATACCTAAAGAGCAGCAGAGTGCTTATGAGCGTTGGGAAATGGCCTCGTTTTCTGAGCTTGGTCATGCACACGGTGGTGGAATGGTGGCAGCCAGCCAACCTAAAAAAAAGGAAGTGCCATCTGCTAACCCTGCGGATGTCGCATTGGTTTTTGAGGCTACGCGCAAGGATGCCTACAATAAAGGCATGCAAGAAGGCTTTGCCGCCGGAATGGCTCAGGCTAAAGAGTTAGCACAAGCTGAGCGGGCGCAGTTTTTAGCACTGATGAATGCATTTAGTCATGCGCTGGAGAGTTCTGACGAGCAAATTGCTGAAGATGTACTTTCCTTGGCACTGGATATTGCAAAGTCTATGCTCAAGGTGAAGTTAAACGTTGATAAGAAGGTACTGCTTCCCATCGTATTGGATGCTATCCACTACCTTCCACAAATTCAGCGGCCGGCTAGAATTTTAGTTCACCATGATGATATGCATTTATTGCGCGAGCACATGGCGGATGAAATCGCTAATGATCACTGGCAAATACATGAAGACAGTAGTATAGAGCGTGGCGGTTGTTTGGTAGAGACTGGCGCAAACCATGTGGATGCTACTAACGCTATGCGCTGGAAAAGGATTACCGAGGCCTTGGCACAAAGTAATGATTGGCTATTACCATGA
- the fliI gene encoding flagellar protein export ATPase FliI has product MSDEVLELAESRHLNVHQQRWRSHIRDCKEILRIVEPLEIAGRIVKLTGLVMEAVGIKLPIGSACYVPLAEGRRVEAEVVGFDGERMLLMPQSSVDGITPGAKVFALEVAESLPKPHHGQPPRRRATDRARHLPVGADLLGRVVDGAGNPLDDLGDIKPSQSSALNARPMNPLMRAPIEEVLDVGVRAINSMLTVGRGQRMGLFAGSGVGKSVLLGMMARYTTADVIVVGLIGERGREVQEFIEQILGPEGLARSVVVAAPADAPALMRLQGASYATTIAESFRNEGKNVLLIMDSLTRYAMAQREIALAIGEPPATKGYPPSVFAKLPALVERAGNGRRGEGSITAFYTVLTEGDDQQDPIADAARAILDGHIVLSRSLAESGHYPAIDVEQSISRAMHNITSPEHQKLARKLKQLNSRYARSVDLINVGAYEAGSDAVLDMAISKHELIERLLQQDVAERSDWEESLQFLAAVMHGVPLS; this is encoded by the coding sequence ATGAGTGATGAGGTGCTAGAGCTTGCTGAGAGCCGGCACTTGAATGTGCACCAGCAACGCTGGCGTAGTCATATTCGCGATTGTAAAGAAATTTTACGCATCGTCGAGCCACTAGAAATTGCGGGACGTATTGTCAAATTGACGGGTCTTGTGATGGAAGCTGTGGGGATTAAGCTACCAATTGGCAGCGCCTGTTATGTGCCGCTGGCAGAAGGCAGGCGTGTGGAAGCCGAGGTTGTAGGGTTTGATGGTGAGCGCATGTTGTTAATGCCGCAAAGTAGCGTTGATGGCATTACACCAGGTGCTAAAGTATTTGCATTGGAGGTGGCTGAGAGTCTGCCTAAGCCGCACCATGGTCAACCGCCGCGTCGTCGTGCTACCGATAGGGCGCGTCATTTACCCGTTGGTGCCGATTTGTTGGGTAGGGTGGTGGATGGTGCTGGTAATCCGCTGGATGACTTGGGTGATATTAAGCCAAGCCAAAGCTCGGCATTAAATGCGCGGCCAATGAACCCACTCATGCGTGCACCGATAGAAGAAGTGTTGGATGTAGGTGTTCGTGCCATCAACAGCATGTTGACGGTGGGACGTGGTCAGCGCATGGGGCTGTTTGCTGGCTCTGGTGTCGGTAAGAGTGTGCTACTTGGTATGATGGCACGCTATACCACTGCTGACGTGATTGTCGTGGGTTTGATTGGTGAGCGTGGGCGTGAGGTACAAGAGTTCATTGAGCAGATTTTAGGGCCAGAAGGTCTTGCGCGCTCGGTGGTTGTGGCTGCGCCTGCGGATGCCCCGGCGTTGATGCGTTTACAAGGAGCGAGTTATGCCACTACTATTGCAGAAAGCTTTCGTAATGAAGGTAAAAACGTACTGCTGATTATGGATTCGCTAACGCGTTATGCGATGGCGCAGCGTGAGATTGCGCTGGCAATCGGTGAGCCGCCTGCCACCAAAGGTTATCCACCTTCAGTGTTCGCCAAGTTGCCGGCATTGGTGGAGCGTGCTGGCAATGGTCGTAGGGGTGAGGGGTCAATTACTGCGTTTTATACAGTGCTGACCGAGGGGGATGACCAGCAAGATCCGATTGCGGATGCTGCACGCGCGATTTTAGATGGCCATATCGTGTTAAGCCGTAGCTTGGCAGAAAGCGGGCATTACCCGGCGATTGATGTTGAGCAGTCTATTAGTCGAGCTATGCACAATATTACGAGCCCAGAACATCAAAAGTTAGCGCGTAAACTAAAACAGCTAAACTCGCGTTATGCACGTAGTGTAGATTTAATTAATGTGGGTGCTTATGAGGCTGGGAGTGATGCTGTGTTGGATATGGCGATTTCTAAGCATGAGCTAATCGAGAGGTTGTTGCAGCAAGACGTGGCAGAACGCTCTGATTGGGAAGAGAGTTTACAGTTTTTGGCAGCAGTCATGCATGGCGTACCATTGAGTTGA
- the fliG gene encoding flagellar motor switch protein FliG — MSDAGVMRSAVLMLALGEDEAAEVMKFLSPKEVQKLGAAMATLKSVGREQVETVVNEFLAEAEMNSNLGLDSDEYIRSVLTKALGDDKASSLLNRILQTRDASGIESLKWMDAHTVAEFIKNEHPQIIATILVHLEPDQVAEVFGHFTDRLRQDVMLRIATLDGVKPIALRELNDVMTKLLTGNENIKKQTMGGVKVAANIMNFMSGETEAVVLEGLRNYDDEMAQRIMDEMFVFDNIMDIDDKGIQVMLREVQSETLIIALKGTTEEMREKIFKNMSSRAAEMMREDLESKGPVKLSEVEAQQKQILQIVRRLADEGQIQLAGKGGDDQYV; from the coding sequence ATGAGTGATGCAGGTGTAATGAGAAGTGCTGTGCTAATGCTGGCTTTGGGTGAAGACGAGGCAGCTGAGGTGATGAAGTTTCTTAGTCCCAAAGAGGTGCAAAAGCTCGGGGCTGCGATGGCAACGTTGAAGTCAGTTGGACGCGAGCAAGTGGAAACCGTAGTGAACGAGTTTCTTGCAGAGGCGGAGATGAACAGCAATCTTGGTTTGGATTCAGATGAGTATATTCGTTCTGTATTAACCAAAGCACTGGGTGATGACAAGGCCTCTAGTCTACTTAACCGTATTCTACAGACGCGTGATGCAAGTGGTATCGAGAGCTTGAAATGGATGGACGCGCATACTGTGGCAGAGTTTATTAAAAACGAGCATCCACAGATTATTGCTACGATTTTAGTGCATTTGGAGCCAGATCAAGTGGCTGAAGTGTTTGGCCATTTTACTGATCGTTTACGTCAGGATGTGATGTTGCGCATTGCAACTTTGGATGGCGTTAAGCCGATAGCGTTGCGTGAACTAAATGACGTGATGACCAAGCTGCTTACAGGCAACGAAAATATCAAGAAGCAAACCATGGGTGGAGTGAAAGTGGCCGCCAATATCATGAACTTCATGAGTGGTGAGACCGAGGCTGTGGTGTTGGAAGGCCTTAGGAATTACGATGATGAGATGGCTCAGCGTATCATGGATGAGATGTTCGTGTTCGATAACATTATGGATATTGACGATAAGGGTATCCAAGTGATGTTGAGAGAGGTGCAGTCTGAGACCTTGATTATCGCGCTTAAAGGTACTACCGAAGAAATGCGCGAGAAAATATTTAAAAATATGTCTTCTCGTGCTGCTGAAATGATGCGTGAAGATTTAGAGTCAAAAGGGCCGGTCAAGCTTTCAGAAGTTGAGGCGCAACAAAAACAAATCTTGCAGATTGTACGTAGACTTGCCGACGAAGGGCAAATTCAGTTGGCGGGCAAAGGTGGCGATGATCAGTATGTATAA
- the fliF gene encoding flagellar basal-body MS-ring/collar protein FliF, whose amino-acid sequence MAAADAALANEGSTGVLAQMGGKLLLVAGIAAVVAVMVVFWLWSQQPDYRVLFSNYSDKDGGAIVAALEKLNVPYKFSDSGTAIMVPAAQVHQVRLKLAADGLPKGGNIGFELLENQKFGVSQFVEQVNFQRGLEGELERSIQSIAAVEVARIHLAIPKPSVFVRDQQKPTASVLLNLRPGRTLDAQQVSAVVHLVASSVPNLPTTNVTVVDQNGNLLSDTTKKMGAKNLDPEQLKYVEEIQQSIVKRVESIISPIVGAKNVRAEASAEIDFSVQEQAAETYKPNQQPDAAAVRSMQSNETKSANGETAGVPGALSNQPPPAATAPITTEANADANGQPASNATPTNTEKNLTTNYEVDKTVSYRQQPMGGVKRLNVAVVVNNMPVVDKKTGKVSYRALTVAEKTQINDLAMQAMGFNKERGDSLAIVNTPFAGEPQEVLPAIPLWENPRVIENVKDVLRFAVGVIALLIIYRKVLKPLLNKLTTPPKAAVNQGEAPDAVVSISADGSNAAEKPAYTQKIETAKQIAKDNPRMVASVVANWTNGNE is encoded by the coding sequence ATGGCAGCAGCTGACGCCGCCTTGGCGAATGAAGGCAGTACTGGCGTATTAGCCCAGATGGGAGGTAAATTGCTTTTAGTAGCAGGGATTGCCGCTGTCGTTGCTGTGATGGTTGTGTTTTGGCTGTGGAGCCAACAGCCAGACTATCGAGTGTTGTTTTCTAATTACTCTGATAAAGACGGTGGGGCTATTGTGGCTGCACTGGAAAAATTGAACGTACCTTATAAGTTTTCTGATAGTGGTACAGCCATTATGGTGCCTGCCGCACAAGTCCATCAAGTACGCCTTAAGCTAGCTGCAGACGGGTTGCCTAAAGGCGGTAATATTGGTTTTGAGTTGTTGGAGAACCAGAAATTTGGCGTATCACAGTTTGTTGAGCAAGTGAATTTTCAGCGGGGCTTGGAAGGCGAGCTTGAACGCAGCATTCAATCTATCGCAGCCGTAGAGGTGGCGAGAATCCATTTGGCAATTCCGAAGCCATCGGTGTTTGTGCGCGATCAGCAAAAACCGACGGCGTCTGTACTATTGAATCTCAGACCCGGTAGAACATTAGATGCGCAGCAGGTAAGCGCCGTTGTGCATTTGGTTGCCAGCAGTGTGCCTAATTTGCCTACAACCAATGTTACCGTGGTTGACCAAAATGGCAACTTACTTTCAGATACTACTAAAAAAATGGGTGCGAAGAATTTAGACCCGGAGCAGTTGAAGTATGTGGAAGAAATTCAGCAAAGCATTGTGAAACGTGTTGAGTCAATTATTAGCCCGATTGTTGGGGCTAAGAATGTGCGAGCAGAGGCGAGTGCTGAAATTGACTTTTCTGTACAGGAGCAAGCGGCTGAGACCTACAAGCCTAACCAGCAGCCTGATGCAGCGGCTGTTCGCAGCATGCAAAGTAATGAAACAAAATCTGCAAATGGTGAGACTGCTGGTGTCCCTGGTGCGCTTTCTAATCAGCCACCACCAGCGGCGACCGCACCGATTACCACAGAAGCTAATGCCGACGCTAACGGTCAGCCTGCTAGTAATGCAACACCTACCAACACTGAGAAAAATCTGACAACGAACTACGAGGTGGATAAAACGGTGAGCTACAGACAGCAGCCGATGGGTGGTGTTAAACGCTTAAACGTTGCCGTGGTTGTGAACAATATGCCAGTGGTCGATAAAAAGACGGGTAAAGTGAGTTATCGAGCTTTAACCGTTGCAGAGAAAACGCAGATTAACGACCTTGCAATGCAGGCGATGGGTTTCAATAAAGAGCGCGGTGATTCGCTCGCTATCGTCAATACGCCGTTTGCTGGCGAGCCTCAAGAGGTGTTGCCTGCAATTCCACTATGGGAGAATCCGCGCGTGATTGAAAATGTGAAAGATGTGTTGCGCTTTGCAGTCGGTGTAATCGCACTGCTTATTATTTACCGCAAAGTTTTAAAGCCACTTTTAAATAAATTAACTACACCGCCTAAGGCGGCTGTTAATCAAGGTGAGGCACCTGATGCTGTCGTAAGTATTAGTGCTGATGGCAGCAATGCAGCCGAAAAACCAGCCTATACCCAAAAGATAGAAACAGCAAAACAAATCGCAAAAGATAACCCTAGAATGGTGGCGAGTGTGGTGGCCAACTGGACCAATGGAAACGAGTAA
- a CDS encoding flagellar hook-length control protein FliK has translation MQSLPTPVTQTKALNLADVASKNGSSVSKSSTENAKAAFQAELNKQVKAKQAQIKQDKSSEPAKNTAQQNSSVKDSSKVEQTDQANKDTNTTSADAALLADFNKQLDAARDVANQADLSDAKNQPQVTVPVDAENKEAIVSELISSLGLASAQGLQNVAGNRRASVASEAGNSTLSTAGAAAQQKNLIAAFNNSAVSAQQPADVSAKPQPDGLADVLAAKPDLKSAVDDATFGKAMANAAKDLSTKELPVKDVVPNVAQMQAATTSAVQNNNNVAAQQLASSNVISVYPGKTGWDQAISQKVVWMVGAGQQSASLTLNPPDMGPLKVVINVHNDQADTTFISDNDEVRKALESGMSHLREKMSESGIQLGQANVSTSQQSQQEFQQTAQGAKVFGGSNSQSNTKVVENDSHAKVTVRVSDGLVDTFA, from the coding sequence ATGCAGTCATTACCAACGCCCGTAACGCAAACAAAAGCGCTTAATTTGGCTGATGTGGCGAGCAAAAATGGTTCGTCTGTAAGTAAATCATCAACAGAAAACGCTAAAGCGGCATTTCAGGCCGAACTCAATAAGCAGGTTAAAGCTAAACAGGCACAAATCAAGCAAGATAAAAGTTCAGAACCTGCCAAAAATACAGCGCAGCAAAATTCGTCAGTAAAGGATTCGTCTAAGGTTGAGCAAACGGATCAAGCCAATAAAGACACAAACACCACATCTGCAGATGCTGCTTTGTTAGCTGATTTTAATAAACAATTAGATGCAGCGCGTGATGTGGCCAACCAAGCTGACTTGAGTGATGCTAAAAATCAACCTCAAGTTACTGTACCTGTAGATGCAGAAAATAAAGAGGCGATTGTCTCTGAGTTGATTTCATCATTGGGCTTGGCTTCAGCACAAGGTTTGCAAAATGTTGCTGGTAATAGGCGTGCGTCGGTAGCGTCAGAAGCAGGTAATTCTACATTAAGCACGGCAGGTGCCGCTGCACAGCAAAAAAACTTAATAGCTGCCTTTAATAACTCAGCAGTCTCTGCACAGCAGCCTGCTGATGTTAGTGCTAAACCTCAACCTGATGGCTTGGCAGATGTTCTGGCAGCTAAGCCTGATTTGAAATCGGCTGTAGATGATGCTACGTTTGGTAAGGCGATGGCTAATGCCGCTAAAGACTTGTCGACTAAAGAGTTGCCGGTAAAAGATGTTGTGCCTAATGTAGCGCAAATGCAAGCTGCAACAACGAGTGCTGTGCAAAACAATAACAATGTTGCAGCACAGCAATTGGCGAGCTCAAATGTGATAAGCGTTTACCCGGGCAAGACCGGCTGGGACCAAGCAATCAGTCAAAAGGTAGTATGGATGGTAGGTGCTGGGCAACAATCAGCCTCACTTACATTAAATCCGCCAGATATGGGGCCATTAAAAGTTGTGATTAATGTGCATAACGATCAGGCCGATACGACATTTATTTCAGATAATGATGAAGTAAGAAAAGCGCTTGAGAGCGGGATGTCACACTTGCGCGAAAAAATGAGCGAATCTGGAATTCAATTGGGTCAGGCCAATGTAAGTACTAGTCAGCAATCGCAGCAGGAGTTTCAGCAGACTGCGCAGGGTGCTAAAGTATTTGGAGGTAGCAATAGTCAATCAAATACAAAAGTAGTAGAGAATGACAGCCATGCCAAAGTGACTGTGCGCGTATCAGACGGATTGGTTGATACCTTTGCTTAA
- the fliL gene encoding flagellar basal body-associated protein FliL encodes MAQDPVQAPEEAAPASKKKLIIIIAAVVLALGGGGAAWFLTQQKSHAKKEEVKKEEPAKAPVFLTLDTFTVNLQPDPDEKFLQVDISLQVASAEAAEAIKLHMPAVKNRLLLLLTSKSAAEISTVEGKQDLSNEIIAEVKKPFAPNAKPQEVLDVFFTSFVVQ; translated from the coding sequence ATGGCTCAAGATCCAGTACAGGCACCAGAAGAAGCGGCCCCAGCCTCCAAGAAAAAACTAATCATTATTATTGCGGCTGTTGTATTAGCATTGGGTGGCGGTGGTGCAGCATGGTTTTTGACTCAACAAAAATCACACGCAAAAAAAGAAGAAGTGAAAAAAGAGGAGCCAGCGAAAGCGCCTGTTTTCCTAACCTTAGATACCTTTACCGTTAATTTACAGCCAGACCCAGATGAGAAATTCTTGCAAGTAGATATTTCGCTGCAGGTTGCTAGCGCTGAAGCAGCTGAAGCCATTAAGTTACATATGCCTGCGGTTAAAAATCGTTTGTTGTTACTATTAACTAGCAAAAGTGCTGCAGAAATATCAACTGTTGAAGGCAAGCAGGATTTGAGCAATGAAATTATTGCAGAGGTAAAAAAACCTTTTGCGCCTAACGCTAAACCTCAAGAGGTTTTGGACGTGTTTTTCACTTCTTTCGTGGTTCAGTAA